In Deltaproteobacteria bacterium, the sequence AAAGGCAGGTGGGCGCAGTTCGCTCGGCTGCTGCGCTATCGGATTATCGAGCGCAGCCCGGCCTTGATCATCCGCCAGCGCAAACATCTCGGGCCGCTGGCCGGGCAGGTGACGTGGACGCAGGCCGACCTCAGCCAGCGGGCGGCGCGTGGCACGCCGCTGGCCGACTACGGTTTGGTGCTGGCCAACGAAGTGCTCGATTGCCTGGCGCATCACAAAGTCGTGCCCCAAGCGGACGGGCAGCCGGGTGTGGTCTTCGTCGTTCCGACGTTGCACCGTGGCCGGCGCGCGCAGAGCGGCAGGCTCGAAACGGTGCCGGGGTTGCGACCGGACGATCGTGCGCTTTTGCGCGCCGGTCTGGCGCAGGCTCTCGGCGACGCCCGCCTGCGCTGGCAGGTCTCTTTTCACGAGGTGTTACTGCCGGTCACGGCGGTACCGGGCTTGCGGCCCTTCCTGCGGCGTCATTACCCGGAGTTCTTCAGGCCCGGCAGGTTTCCACCCTACTTCGCCTGTCCGGCGATCGAGACGTTGATCCGCAATGCGGCGCGCTTGTATGACCAGGGCGAGGAGCTGTGGATCGACTACGGCGATACCCGCTCGTTTCACCTCACCAAGCCGGACGCGCGGCGGATGTTCGCCGGGCCGCCGCGATCGAATGCCACGGTCTATCGCGCCCCGGGGTTGGACGACATCACTTTCATGGTGGATTTCTCCGTGGTCGGCGGCGCCGCCGAGGATGCCGGCTTGGCGGTCGACTTCTACGGCGGTCAAGGCGAATTGGCCCGGCGCA encodes:
- a CDS encoding SAM-dependent methyltransferase — its product is MKSIPLALVSPPEARRLARLFPSYRDFVDDALFHPDWGYYSTGIVRFGEGGHYDTFPLALSPMFGRMLAGYGYRLWRRYGQPQSFEICEIGAGNGQLCLDVLVAAADQVRRQRDANKGRWAQFARLLRYRIIERSPALIIRQRKHLGPLAGQVTWTQADLSQRAARGTPLADYGLVLANEVLDCLAHHKVVPQADGQPGVVFVVPTLHRGRRAQSGRLETVPGLRPDDRALLRAGLAQALGDARLRWQVSFHEVLLPVTAVPGLRPFLRRHYPEFFRPGRFPPYFACPAIETLIRNAARLYDQGEELWIDYGDTRSFHLTKPDARRMFAGPPRSNATVYRAPGLDDITFMVDFSVVGGAAEDAGLAVDFYGGQGELARRSGVRFDRHAANEILRYRALGWMLALVGVGPERLWRQTGWTWGKRPGSGGPVRADIRRGIAEFMGERRSAFKLMILRRKGMP